A genomic stretch from Bosea sp. F3-2 includes:
- a CDS encoding glutathione S-transferase family protein has translation MSLTIYGCYRSRATRVIWLANELGLPFTHVPVIQAYRLPDPAAPGVPLHTRSAAFLKVNPNGHIPSIDDDGFKLHESLAINLYLARKHGGPLAPQNAQEEGLAIMWALWAATECETHALNLQQHLAAFPPEKRKPELVEAALAALAAPFAVLDKTLAEGNGYVMGGRFTVADINVAEVIRYAKPATQLFDAAPRVKAWLDACQARPAFQAMWQARDAEAA, from the coding sequence ATGTCCCTGACGATCTACGGTTGCTATCGCTCACGCGCCACGCGCGTCATCTGGCTCGCCAACGAGCTCGGCCTGCCGTTCACGCATGTGCCGGTGATCCAGGCCTATCGCCTGCCGGACCCGGCTGCGCCCGGCGTGCCGCTGCACACGCGCAGCGCCGCGTTCCTGAAGGTCAACCCAAACGGGCATATCCCCAGCATCGACGACGACGGCTTCAAACTGCACGAATCGCTGGCGATCAACCTCTATCTCGCGCGCAAGCATGGCGGGCCTCTGGCGCCCCAGAACGCGCAGGAAGAGGGCCTCGCGATCATGTGGGCGCTCTGGGCAGCGACGGAGTGCGAGACCCACGCGCTCAACCTGCAGCAGCACCTTGCCGCCTTCCCGCCGGAGAAGCGCAAGCCCGAGCTGGTCGAGGCGGCTCTGGCTGCTCTGGCGGCACCCTTCGCCGTGCTCGACAAGACGCTGGCCGAGGGCAACGGCTATGTGATGGGCGGCCGCTTCACCGTCGCCGACATCAACGTTGCCGAGGTCATCCGCTATGCGAAGCCGGCGACGCAGCTCTTCGACGCCGCTCCGCGCGTCAAGGCCTGGCTCGATGCCTGCCAGGCACGGCCGGCCTTCCAGGCGATGTGGCAGGCGCGCGACGCCGAAGCCGCCTGA
- a CDS encoding DMT family transporter, translated as MSSSSASQPAMDFSDWLLLLLLSLLWGGAFFFGKIAVTEWPPLAVVLARVGMAAAALLLVVRLSGLSMRVGGRMWLAFFGMGLLNNLIPFGLIFWGQTQIASGLASIINATTPLFGVVVAHVFGQDEKATGLKLAGVGAGIVGVAILMGPDAVGGLSGALLPQLACLAAALSYAFAGLYGRRFRGLPPLVTAAGQVSATTLMTIPLVMAFHPPWQLPAPSAKVVFSLIGLALLSTALAYVIFFRIMRRAGGTNVMLVTFLIPVSAILLGSAFLGEALQPRHFLGMMAIAAGLALIDGRLFRMARTRPA; from the coding sequence ATGTCGTCATCCTCCGCTTCGCAGCCTGCTATGGATTTCAGCGACTGGCTGCTGCTCCTGCTGCTGTCGCTGCTGTGGGGAGGCGCCTTCTTCTTCGGCAAGATCGCCGTCACCGAGTGGCCGCCGCTGGCGGTCGTGCTCGCGCGTGTCGGCATGGCCGCGGCGGCGCTGCTCCTGGTCGTCAGGCTGTCAGGGCTGTCTATGCGCGTCGGCGGGCGGATGTGGCTCGCCTTCTTCGGCATGGGTCTGCTCAACAACCTGATCCCGTTCGGGTTGATCTTCTGGGGCCAGACGCAGATCGCCAGCGGCCTCGCCTCGATCATCAATGCCACGACCCCGCTCTTCGGCGTCGTCGTCGCCCATGTCTTTGGGCAGGATGAGAAGGCGACGGGGCTCAAGCTCGCCGGAGTCGGTGCCGGCATCGTCGGCGTTGCGATCCTGATGGGTCCTGATGCGGTCGGAGGTCTCTCCGGAGCGCTCCTGCCGCAACTCGCCTGCCTCGCGGCCGCCCTGTCCTATGCCTTTGCGGGCCTTTACGGCCGGCGCTTCCGTGGCCTGCCACCTCTCGTCACGGCCGCCGGGCAGGTCAGCGCCACGACGCTGATGACCATCCCGCTGGTGATGGCCTTCCACCCGCCCTGGCAACTGCCAGCCCCGAGCGCCAAGGTCGTGTTCTCGCTCATCGGGCTCGCGCTGCTCTCGACGGCGCTCGCCTATGTCATCTTCTTCCGGATCATGCGCCGCGCCGGCGGCACCAACGTCATGCTGGTGACGTTCCTGATCCCCGTCAGCGCGATCCTGCTCGGCTCGGCCTTCCTCGGCGAGGCATTGCAACCGCGGCACTTCCTCGGGATGATGGCCATAGCCGCCGGGCTTGCCCTGATCGATGGCAGGCTGTTTCGGATGGCGCGCACCCGGCCGGCATGA
- a CDS encoding LysR substrate-binding domain-containing protein: MDVRQLRCFIAVAEELHFGRAAERLGVAPPALSRQISALEDELGVSLLTRTTRQVAMTRAGLIMLEEAKGILVKMEHASRAVREASLASGKVLRVGAIDAASSSFVPEALMAFRARFPGIEIKFVEAMTAALVQMLESGKLDLALTRPPRKPTDCAFEILRVERPLVVLNEMHPLAAREHLTMLDLVGEPFVVPSKRIRPYAYDLVMAYFESVGAVPNVTIEATEKPAMMSAVAAGLGMALAPDWVSRLSFPGVTMRRLRGALLDPPPPGALVGVAWRPQQKLPARDDFLAILRESVTLLDERHSVPLTPSPKTQKRTARTGSPIGGA; encoded by the coding sequence ATGGATGTGCGGCAACTGCGATGTTTCATCGCGGTGGCGGAAGAGCTGCATTTTGGCCGCGCGGCCGAGCGGCTCGGCGTCGCGCCTCCTGCCTTGTCGCGCCAGATCAGCGCCCTCGAAGACGAACTCGGCGTCAGCCTGCTGACACGGACCACCCGCCAGGTCGCGATGACACGCGCCGGCTTGATCATGCTCGAGGAAGCCAAAGGCATCCTCGTCAAGATGGAGCACGCTTCCCGGGCCGTGCGCGAGGCCTCTCTCGCCTCGGGCAAGGTCCTGCGCGTCGGGGCGATCGACGCGGCCTCCTCCAGCTTCGTCCCCGAAGCGCTGATGGCCTTCCGCGCCCGCTTCCCCGGCATCGAGATCAAGTTCGTCGAGGCGATGACGGCCGCGCTGGTACAGATGCTTGAATCCGGCAAGCTCGACCTCGCTCTCACCCGCCCGCCGCGCAAGCCGACTGACTGCGCCTTCGAGATCCTGCGGGTGGAGCGCCCGCTCGTGGTGCTCAACGAGATGCATCCGCTCGCCGCCCGCGAGCACCTGACGATGCTCGATCTCGTCGGCGAGCCCTTCGTCGTGCCTTCCAAGCGCATCCGCCCCTACGCCTATGACCTCGTCATGGCCTATTTCGAGAGCGTCGGCGCGGTCCCCAACGTCACCATCGAGGCGACTGAGAAGCCGGCGATGATGTCCGCGGTGGCGGCCGGGCTCGGCATGGCGCTGGCGCCGGACTGGGTCTCGCGCCTCTCCTTCCCCGGTGTGACGATGCGGCGGCTGCGCGGCGCATTGCTCGATCCGCCGCCGCCGGGCGCGCTGGTCGGCGTCGCCTGGCGTCCCCAGCAGAAATTGCCGGCGCGCGACGATTTCCTTGCGATCCTGCGGGAAAGCGTGACCTTGCTCGACGAGCGCCACAGCGTTCCCCTCACCCCTTCCCCCAAAACGCAGAAGCGGACCGCCCGCACCGGGTCGCCAATCGGAGGAGCCTGA
- a CDS encoding tripartite tricarboxylate transporter TctB family protein, with translation MSLNQIERAQGLRIRSTQDLAGGLFMVVLAIGAYIFSWDLPVGTLRQLGPGMLPKTFAVICGALGIMLALASLHYKGESLSGWSWKGIFFALGGACLFALTIRGFEFGPIQVPALGLLVSGPLLIFFSGLAADDRKLKELLIFAVAMSAACILLFKYALSLPIPLAPWLLGI, from the coding sequence ATGAGTCTCAATCAGATAGAACGGGCGCAGGGTTTGCGCATACGATCGACGCAGGATTTGGCCGGCGGCCTGTTCATGGTGGTGCTGGCGATCGGTGCCTACATCTTTTCCTGGGATCTTCCGGTCGGAACGCTGCGCCAGCTCGGCCCGGGCATGCTGCCGAAGACCTTCGCGGTGATCTGCGGCGCGCTCGGCATCATGCTGGCGCTCGCCTCGCTGCACTACAAGGGCGAGAGCCTCTCGGGCTGGTCCTGGAAGGGCATCTTCTTCGCGCTCGGCGGCGCCTGCCTGTTCGCGCTGACCATCCGCGGCTTCGAATTCGGCCCGATCCAGGTTCCGGCGCTCGGCCTGCTCGTCTCCGGCCCGCTGCTCATCTTCTTCTCGGGGCTGGCGGCGGATGACCGCAAGCTCAAGGAACTGCTGATCTTCGCGGTGGCAATGTCGGCGGCCTGCATCCTTCTGTTCAAATACGCGCTGAGCCTGCCGATCCCGCTCGCGCCCTGGCTTTTGGGTATCTGA
- a CDS encoding tripartite tricarboxylate transporter permease, with product MMETIAHLSLGFGVALTFKNIALCFVGCLVGTLIGVLPGVGPIATISILLPITFGLDPTGALIMLAGIYYGAQYGGSTTAILVNIPGEATSVVTTLDGHQMAKQGRAGVALGTAAIGSFFAGCVATVIIAALGAPLTKMALLFGPAEYFSLMVMGLCFAVVLARGSILKAFCMIMLGLLFSTVGTDLETGQERLTFGIPALADGIDFSVLAMGVFGFAEVLRNLESPEARDVVKGKIGRLLPGWEDIKQSAAPVLRGTFIGGILGILPGNGAVLGPFASYTVEKKIAKDPSRFGKGAIEGVAGPESANNAGAQTAFIPLLTLGIPPNAVMALMVGAMTIHGIIPGPQVMTRNPDLFWGMIASMWIGNLMLLVINLPLVGMWVKLLQVPYRLMFPAILIFCCIGIYSVNNQPLDVAFTALFGLFGYLLIKLGFEPAPMLLGFVLGKLMEEKLRQALIISRGSFMTFVERPISAGLLAVAVLVLAIALLPSISKKREEVFTE from the coding sequence ATGATGGAGACGATTGCCCACCTTTCGCTCGGCTTCGGTGTCGCGCTCACGTTCAAGAACATCGCGCTGTGCTTCGTCGGCTGCCTCGTCGGCACGCTGATCGGCGTGCTGCCCGGCGTCGGCCCGATCGCGACGATCTCGATCCTGCTGCCGATCACCTTCGGCCTTGATCCGACGGGCGCGCTGATCATGCTGGCCGGCATCTATTACGGCGCGCAGTATGGCGGCTCGACCACCGCGATCCTGGTCAACATCCCCGGCGAGGCGACCTCGGTCGTCACCACGCTCGACGGCCACCAGATGGCCAAGCAGGGACGCGCGGGCGTAGCGCTCGGCACGGCCGCGATCGGCTCCTTCTTCGCCGGCTGCGTCGCCACCGTGATCATCGCCGCGCTCGGTGCACCGCTCACCAAGATGGCACTGCTGTTCGGCCCCGCCGAATATTTCTCGCTGATGGTGATGGGCCTGTGCTTCGCGGTGGTGCTGGCGCGTGGCTCGATCCTCAAGGCCTTCTGCATGATCATGCTGGGGCTCTTGTTCTCGACTGTCGGCACGGATCTCGAAACGGGTCAGGAACGGCTCACCTTCGGCATTCCCGCGCTTGCCGACGGCATCGACTTCTCGGTGCTGGCGATGGGCGTGTTCGGGTTCGCCGAGGTGCTGCGCAACCTCGAAAGCCCGGAAGCCCGCGACGTGGTTAAGGGCAAGATCGGCCGGCTGCTGCCCGGCTGGGAGGACATCAAGCAGTCGGCGGCGCCGGTACTGCGCGGCACCTTCATCGGCGGCATTCTCGGCATCCTGCCCGGCAATGGCGCGGTGCTCGGCCCCTTCGCCAGCTACACCGTCGAGAAGAAGATCGCCAAGGATCCGTCGCGCTTCGGCAAGGGCGCGATCGAGGGCGTGGCGGGGCCGGAATCCGCCAATAATGCCGGTGCCCAGACCGCCTTCATTCCGCTGCTGACCCTCGGCATCCCGCCGAATGCGGTGATGGCGCTGATGGTCGGCGCGATGACGATCCACGGCATCATCCCCGGCCCGCAGGTGATGACCCGCAACCCGGACCTGTTCTGGGGCATGATCGCCTCGATGTGGATCGGCAACCTGATGCTGCTGGTCATCAACCTGCCGCTCGTCGGCATGTGGGTGAAGCTGCTGCAGGTGCCTTACCGGCTGATGTTCCCGGCGATCCTGATCTTCTGCTGCATCGGCATCTATTCGGTGAACAACCAGCCGCTCGACGTCGCCTTCACGGCACTGTTCGGCCTGTTCGGCTATCTCCTGATCAAGCTCGGTTTCGAGCCCGCGCCGATGCTGCTCGGCTTCGTGCTCGGCAAGCTGATGGAGGAGAAGCTCCGGCAGGCGCTGATCATCTCGCGCGGCTCCTTCATGACCTTCGTCGAACGGCCGATCTCCGCCGGCCTGCTCGCCGTCGCCGTGCTGGTTCTGGCCATTGCGCTGCTGCCCTCGATCTCGAAGAAGCGCGAGGAAGTCTTCACCGAATGA
- a CDS encoding tripartite tricarboxylate transporter substrate-binding protein, translating into MKKFVLGLAAAAALAFTGGAQAQSYPTKPITMIVPFAAGGPTDIIARIVADHMSKTLGQQIVIENVAGAGGTTGITRAVTAAPDGYTIAMGHLGTFSAAPATYPGLKYDPINGMQTIGLAGGTPILIVARKNFEPKDLKDFVTYVKANQDKVNEAHAGLGSVSWTTCTLLKGILGTPKINSVAYRGTGPALNDLVSGQVDFMCDQIVSVAEQVRANSIKAYAIASAQRSPALPDVPTTKEAGLPDYQIEAWNGIAGPKGMPKEAVDKLVNALNKALNDDGTKKRLLDLGTVLPTAEERTPAGFAALIKRDADKLTPALSAAPKQ; encoded by the coding sequence ATGAAAAAGTTCGTTCTCGGCCTCGCCGCAGCTGCGGCGTTGGCCTTCACAGGCGGAGCGCAGGCGCAGAGCTATCCGACGAAGCCGATCACCATGATCGTGCCCTTCGCCGCCGGCGGGCCGACCGACATCATCGCCCGCATCGTCGCCGATCACATGTCGAAGACTCTCGGCCAGCAGATCGTGATCGAGAACGTCGCGGGCGCCGGCGGCACCACCGGCATCACGCGCGCCGTCACGGCGGCGCCCGACGGCTACACCATCGCGATGGGCCATCTCGGCACCTTCTCGGCGGCACCGGCCACCTATCCCGGCCTGAAATACGACCCGATCAACGGCATGCAGACGATCGGTCTGGCCGGCGGCACGCCGATCCTGATCGTGGCGCGCAAGAACTTCGAGCCGAAGGACCTCAAGGACTTCGTCACCTATGTGAAGGCGAACCAGGACAAGGTGAACGAGGCCCATGCCGGCCTCGGCTCGGTCTCCTGGACCACCTGCACCCTGCTCAAGGGCATCCTGGGCACGCCGAAGATCAACTCGGTCGCCTATCGCGGCACCGGCCCGGCGCTGAACGACCTCGTTTCCGGCCAGGTCGACTTCATGTGCGACCAGATCGTCTCCGTCGCCGAGCAGGTCCGCGCCAACTCGATCAAGGCCTACGCGATCGCCTCGGCCCAGCGCTCGCCGGCCCTGCCCGACGTCCCCACCACCAAGGAAGCCGGCCTGCCCGACTACCAGATCGAAGCCTGGAACGGCATTGCCGGCCCGAAGGGCATGCCGAAGGAAGCCGTGGACAAGCTGGTCAACGCGCTGAACAAGGCGCTCAACGACGACGGCACCAAGAAGCGCCTGCTCGACCTCGGCACTGTACTGCCGACCGCAGAAGAGCGCACTCCGGCCGGTTTCGCGGCGCTGATCAAGCGCGATGCCGACAAGCTGACGCCTGCGCTTTCGGCCGCTCCGAAGCAGTGA
- a CDS encoding DUF1236 domain-containing protein — MFKKLALVTVLTITPAIAFAQSQPSGGAVGGATSGAAAGAVGGAVVGGPVGAVVGGVGGAVVGAIVGDAAEPRFRTYVVEQRVPSYAYAEPVAVGTVLPAQGVVYHRVPAEYGPTASRYNYTVVNDRTLIVEPQTRRVVQIIE; from the coding sequence ATGTTCAAGAAGCTCGCTCTTGTTACGGTGTTGACCATTACCCCGGCGATCGCCTTCGCCCAGAGCCAGCCTTCGGGCGGTGCGGTGGGCGGTGCGACCAGCGGCGCGGCGGCCGGTGCCGTCGGCGGCGCGGTGGTCGGCGGCCCGGTGGGCGCTGTCGTCGGCGGCGTCGGCGGCGCTGTGGTCGGCGCGATCGTCGGCGATGCTGCCGAGCCGCGCTTCCGCACCTATGTCGTCGAGCAGCGCGTCCCGTCATATGCCTATGCCGAGCCGGTCGCGGTCGGCACGGTCCTACCGGCGCAGGGCGTCGTTTATCACCGCGTACCGGCCGAGTATGGGCCGACGGCCTCGCGCTACAACTACACGGTGGTGAACGATCGCACGCTCATCGTCGAGCCGCAGACACGCCGCGTGGTCCAGATCATCGAATGA
- a CDS encoding DUF1236 domain-containing protein, whose translation MIKRILLVAALAAIPATAFAQTMGPIIRDPASGGFTHDPALVGTETYMMPFGVFAPPLKRDPAGGTMINDDAAFRTYVMAQHMRSYRYAEPIVVGTVLPARGLVYRNVPAEYGAPGYRYTIVNDEAVIVEPRTRRVVEIIE comes from the coding sequence ATGATCAAGCGGATTCTACTGGTTGCCGCCCTTGCAGCCATCCCCGCAACCGCTTTCGCACAAACCATGGGGCCTATCATCCGCGACCCCGCCAGCGGCGGCTTCACTCATGACCCGGCCCTCGTCGGCACCGAGACGTACATGATGCCGTTCGGCGTATTCGCTCCGCCCCTCAAGCGGGATCCCGCCGGCGGGACGATGATCAATGACGACGCGGCCTTCCGGACCTATGTGATGGCACAGCACATGCGCTCGTATCGCTATGCCGAACCGATCGTGGTCGGCACCGTGCTACCGGCCCGTGGCTTGGTCTATCGCAACGTGCCCGCGGAATACGGCGCGCCCGGCTATCGCTATACGATCGTGAACGACGAAGCCGTCATCGTCGAGCCACGGACGCGGCGCGTGGTCGAAATCATCGAATGA
- the upp gene encoding uracil phosphoribosyltransferase, translated as MTSSQDGVTVVDHPLVQHKLTLMREKDRSTKSFRQLLNEIGMLLCYEVTRDLPTELIEIETPLTRSMQPVIAGKKLVFAPILRAGVGFLDGMLELVPAARVAHIGLYRDPDTLQAVEYYFKAPSDIADRMIVVMDPMLATANSAVAAVERLKERGAKDLRFVCLLAAPEGIAHLRGAHPDVRIWTAAIDERLNDHGYIVPGLGDAGDRMFGTR; from the coding sequence ATGACTTCGAGCCAGGACGGCGTCACTGTCGTCGATCACCCGCTGGTCCAGCACAAGCTCACGCTGATGCGCGAGAAGGACCGCTCCACCAAGAGCTTCCGCCAGCTCCTCAACGAGATCGGCATGCTGCTCTGCTATGAGGTGACGCGCGATCTGCCGACCGAGCTGATCGAGATCGAGACGCCGCTGACCCGTTCGATGCAGCCGGTCATCGCCGGCAAGAAGCTGGTCTTCGCTCCGATCCTGCGGGCGGGTGTCGGCTTCCTCGACGGCATGCTGGAGCTGGTGCCGGCCGCGCGCGTCGCCCATATCGGCCTCTACCGCGATCCAGATACGCTCCAGGCCGTCGAGTATTACTTCAAGGCGCCGTCCGACATCGCCGACCGCATGATCGTGGTGATGGACCCGATGTTGGCGACCGCCAATTCCGCCGTGGCTGCGGTGGAGCGTCTCAAGGAGCGGGGCGCCAAGGATCTGCGTTTCGTCTGCCTGCTGGCGGCGCCCGAGGGCATCGCTCACCTGCGCGGCGCCCATCCCGATGTCCGCATCTGGACCGCCGCCATCGACGAACGCCTCAATGACCACGGCTATATCGTGCCGGGTCTCGGGGACGCGGGCGATCGCATGTTCGGCACGCGCTGA
- a CDS encoding URC4/urg3 family protein has protein sequence MPDRDPEAFRALLKPAAVRERAREMLELGLAGGLFHFSVHPERLEACADYVLETIRANYPTLEIPFHARWRHFVVAGDDRWLRLDQVAGFPDPAARGRAAYDLAVVSVLLDAGAGPDWRYHDAATGREIGRSEGLALASLDMFAAGLFSRDPADPLRADAAGLKRLDAATLAHGFQAGPNNPLLALEGRAALLNRLGEELEKQGLSRPGELFDRFAAAADTGTLRAAHMLGEVLATFGGIWPSRLTLAGVPLGDTWRHPLIAPGEVTEGLVPFHKLSQWLTYSLIEPLQWAGISVVDIDDLTGLPEYRNGGLFLDSGVIALKDEADRAKAHEVSSPLVVEWRALTVALLDEIGLLIRKRLGRSREDLPLAKVLEGGSWAAGRRIAREKRVDGGPPLSIVSDGTVF, from the coding sequence ATGCCTGACCGCGACCCCGAGGCGTTCCGCGCCCTGTTGAAACCTGCCGCGGTGCGCGAGCGTGCGCGGGAGATGCTGGAGCTCGGCCTCGCTGGCGGGCTCTTCCATTTCAGCGTCCACCCCGAGCGGCTGGAAGCCTGCGCCGACTATGTGCTGGAGACCATCCGCGCGAATTACCCCACGCTCGAGATCCCCTTCCATGCGCGCTGGCGCCACTTCGTCGTCGCTGGCGATGATCGCTGGCTGCGGCTCGATCAGGTGGCCGGCTTCCCGGATCCGGCTGCCCGCGGCCGCGCCGCCTATGATCTTGCCGTGGTCAGCGTCCTGCTCGATGCCGGCGCCGGCCCGGACTGGCGCTATCACGACGCCGCGACGGGCCGCGAGATCGGCCGTTCGGAAGGGCTGGCGCTCGCCTCGCTCGACATGTTCGCCGCCGGCCTGTTCTCCCGCGATCCGGCTGATCCGCTGCGTGCCGATGCGGCCGGGCTGAAGCGCCTCGATGCGGCCACGCTGGCGCACGGTTTTCAGGCAGGTCCGAACAATCCGCTGCTAGCACTGGAAGGGCGTGCCGCCCTGCTCAATCGCCTTGGCGAGGAACTTGAGAAGCAGGGCCTGTCGCGTCCCGGCGAGCTCTTCGACCGCTTTGCAGCCGCCGCTGACACCGGCACGCTGCGAGCCGCGCATATGCTCGGCGAGGTGCTCGCGACCTTCGGCGGCATCTGGCCTTCGCGCCTGACGCTCGCCGGCGTCCCGCTCGGCGATACCTGGCGCCATCCCCTGATCGCGCCCGGCGAGGTGACGGAAGGGCTGGTGCCCTTCCACAAGCTATCGCAATGGCTGACCTACTCATTGATCGAGCCGCTGCAATGGGCAGGTATTTCGGTCGTCGACATCGACGATCTCACCGGCCTGCCCGAATATCGCAATGGCGGGCTCTTTCTCGATAGCGGCGTGATCGCATTGAAGGACGAGGCGGATCGGGCGAAGGCGCATGAGGTTTCCTCGCCGCTGGTCGTCGAGTGGCGGGCGCTGACGGTGGCGCTCCTCGACGAGATCGGCCTCTTGATCCGCAAGCGCCTCGGCCGCTCGCGCGAGGATTTGCCGCTCGCCAAGGTGCTCGAAGGCGGCAGCTGGGCCGCAGGCCGGCGGATCGCGCGTGAAAAGCGTGTGGATGGCGGCCCGCCGTTGAGTATCGTCAGCGACGGCACGGTATTTTGA
- a CDS encoding GTP cyclohydrolase II, with protein sequence MNAPNRTGHIRLTSHPEPGSAAVRFPIRWGAPTATERGPIIASTTTPADRNVIGAHGGSYSVYRALAISARAMNPSQRPDLTNTYPTAEIPPQPQWAEPKKIVSLDPFGHTVAQDFGKLIGEGIDIRPSIAITKARLNLPEILAAMATHRLAADGNILHPSGDISVTKIAVDPVWYLPGIAERFGTSENELRRTLFEQTGGMYPELVTRPDLKVFLPPIGSITAYIMGEVSAITNPAKRVACRVHDECNGSDVFGSDICTCRPYLIHGIEECVREAQSGGVGLIVYNRKEGRALGEVTKFLVYNARKRQEGGDSAATYFERTECVAGVQDARFQQLMPDVLHWLGVTHIDRLMSMSNMKYDAMVESGITIGERVAIPPELIPPDASVEIEAKKAAGYYSPDGTPGDNALKATVGRDLDKF encoded by the coding sequence ATGAACGCGCCGAACCGCACCGGCCATATCAGGCTGACCTCCCATCCCGAACCCGGCAGCGCCGCCGTGCGCTTCCCGATCCGATGGGGGGCGCCGACCGCCACTGAGCGCGGCCCGATCATCGCCTCGACCACCACCCCGGCTGACCGCAATGTCATCGGCGCCCATGGCGGCTCCTATTCGGTCTACCGTGCGCTGGCGATCTCGGCCCGCGCGATGAACCCCTCGCAGCGCCCGGACCTGACCAACACCTATCCGACGGCGGAGATTCCGCCGCAGCCGCAATGGGCCGAGCCGAAGAAGATCGTCTCGCTTGATCCCTTCGGCCACACGGTCGCGCAGGATTTCGGCAAGCTGATCGGCGAGGGCATCGACATCCGCCCCTCGATCGCGATCACCAAGGCCAGGCTCAACCTGCCCGAGATTCTCGCAGCCATGGCGACGCATCGGCTGGCGGCGGACGGGAATATCCTGCATCCGTCCGGCGACATCTCGGTTACCAAGATCGCGGTCGATCCGGTCTGGTATCTGCCCGGCATCGCCGAGCGCTTCGGCACCAGCGAGAACGAGTTGCGCCGCACGCTCTTCGAGCAGACCGGCGGCATGTATCCGGAATTGGTGACGCGGCCGGATCTCAAGGTTTTCCTGCCGCCGATCGGCTCGATCACCGCCTACATCATGGGTGAGGTCTCAGCGATCACCAATCCCGCCAAGCGTGTCGCCTGCCGCGTCCATGACGAGTGCAACGGTTCGGACGTCTTCGGCTCGGACATCTGCACCTGCCGGCCCTACCTCATCCACGGCATCGAGGAATGCGTGCGGGAGGCGCAGAGCGGTGGCGTCGGGCTGATCGTCTACAACCGCAAGGAGGGCCGGGCGCTCGGCGAGGTCACCAAGTTCCTCGTCTATAACGCCCGCAAGCGTCAGGAGGGCGGCGATTCCGCGGCGACCTATTTCGAGCGCACCGAATGCGTTGCCGGCGTGCAGGATGCCCGCTTCCAGCAGCTGATGCCGGATGTGCTGCACTGGCTCGGCGTCACCCATATCGACCGGCTGATGTCGATGTCGAACATGAAATACGATGCGATGGTCGAGAGCGGCATCACGATCGGCGAGCGCGTCGCCATCCCGCCTGAATTGATTCCGCCGGACGCCTCGGTCGAGATCGAGGCCAAGAAGGCCGCGGGCTACTATTCGCCGGACGGCACGCCCGGCGACAATGCGCTCAAGGCCACCGTCGGCCGTGACCTCGACAAGTTCTGA
- a CDS encoding Thivi_2564 family membrane protein: MSILISLLITVLVIGLVLYLVRMLPLDGQIKNVVQIIVIVIGIISLLRYLAVF, translated from the coding sequence ATGTCCATTCTGATTTCTCTGCTGATCACCGTTCTCGTCATCGGCCTCGTGCTTTATCTGGTCCGGATGCTGCCGCTCGACGGGCAGATCAAGAACGTCGTGCAGATCATCGTCATCGTGATCGGCATCATCTCGCTGCTGCGCTATCTCGCTGTTTTCTAA